A single region of the Triticum dicoccoides isolate Atlit2015 ecotype Zavitan chromosome 2B, WEW_v2.0, whole genome shotgun sequence genome encodes:
- the LOC119364649 gene encoding uncharacterized protein LOC119364649 → MAATATFSTESSVLGTEQGGLVGFDLSIDTWRVSFIQGSSMLYQIARNQHGKFDTPAAVRFDGRQRFTGKDAVGGDNCFYHIMEVIGRSMSDLQSVPELHQWVVKEQNSNLLLVAFPGSDVRFTPTQVLAMLITDLKITAERALGVTVGECCIAVPSHFTQSQRTAVCQAAYIAGLSQVSLVNSTTATAIYHGINRKLLLQNTYHHVIFVDVGKTMLQVSIVRLGKNSVEVLSYLNDSSTAEKDFLDAMARHFQKTEYNAGRFGIKWKKGEDSINTYDGKEITELMFFEICGPILNRMEELFKKSLIQAGVEIGETGLDQQNIVNGVVLTGPGVQIFALHNYLQDVFKQKPTGDVKFADESVVKGCAIYCTIQNVASKDLTNAPIQKKLKEGLLNCKVNDDVVLSMKEQMTEVPELGVDEISAARENERKMGLREKLRLMVSDMLKITVFVKKDEEQLLKELKDQLDDDDLQLDQNYNHVNLVQKGILARKNDYEKKYTTADSLRRKLSYYDDLVSSQEAKYRTIKKRERDMFKQVIEETRDWLHVQANMLSSLSTKDDSISFVPNVNKKLKLLQETWQLEREPEIEQVTYDMTLESHRSMIDDFRVRLVKGREKAKIKSCYLLPYQVEFNRVPLKWFRLKLIGRDDDYTTVHVKNHNAYTMAFSNKEEQVYEMGPALKDTKKVVVATIPGAVLVGFNCDYVNMINPTPPFLKNEQLAAKMCELKLGEDPWFDAIHVLSNHGCNPGHHKGCSLCNAPYAVRRAVMTINFMLNEPARINTVCDAVLGGLSFTEVLIYCIWHWKDMSLELREWTLDNMKTSIEKTLAKKISAHTVDELALVLYLVLNSIGPGKVVLDTAEDGPSSGPSRSSGEDDGGQDKKGKKQAQPPLPRTPGSDDGANKGQPQSLAGPGKTLLQIFTACLKGMKLRDIEAILVHEDRGSHVIYSRNDTHGFRLSGPDLAISSEAGSYLEIIPSTTKTMNSDTDDIFMCLDDGFSCYNQTMSKTMNYGGGQVLVVYAVLTGAVELNVEIKLKLPRTGKTYSISGLVSVDQGIGASSILSVDRGDYVSMHEQSVRSRAPGLGLVDLVHSMPIILPLSRSVLAVKLGETITFHGNLFIGAQPVTFYEAIQIPSNVDIIEHIETPWTQQGEFSSSSNVTLINRNI, encoded by the exons ATGGCTGCTACAGCAACCTTCTCAACGGAAAGCTCGGTACTTGGTACCGAACAGGGCGGTCTGGTGGGGTTTGATCTGAGCATTGACACATGGCGCGTGTCCTTTATTCAGGGCAGCAGTATGCTGTACCAGATTGCTAGGAACCAACATGGTAAATTTGATACTCCCGCAGCAGTTCGTTTTGATGGGAGGCAAAGATTCACCGGCAAGGATGCTGTTGGCGGGGATAATTGCTTCTATCATATCATGGAAGTAATCGGAAGGAGCATGTCGGATCTTCAATCTGTCCCAGAGTTGCATCAATGGGTTGTGAAGGAGCAGAATAGCAATCTCCTGCTTGTAGCTTTTCCAGGTTCTGATGTAAGATTCACTCCCACTCAAGTGTTGGCAATGTTAATCACTGACCTGAAGATCACAGCCGAAAGAGCCCTTGGTGTCACCGTGGGAGAGTGTTGCATTGCTGTTCCCAGCCACTTCACCCAGTCCCAGCGCACTGCTGTATGCCAAGCTGCTTACATTGCTGGATTGAGTCAGGTTTCCCTGGTTAACTCAACAACCGCAACTGCCATTTATCATGGAATCAATCGGAAGCTTCTCCTGCAAAACACATACCACCATGTTATCTTTGTGGATGTTGGCAAAACTATGTTGCAGGTTAGCATTGTTAGGTTAGGGAAAAATAGTGTTGAGGTTCTTTCTTATTTGAACGATTCGTCTACTGCCGAGAAAGATTTTCTTGATGCTATGGCGAGACATTTCCAGAAAACTGAGTACAATGCTGGAAGGTTCGGGATCAAATGGAAAAAAGGAGAAGACTCAATAAATACGTATGATGGCAAGGAAATAACTGAATTAATGTTCTTTGAAATCTGTGGTCCCATACTGAATCGTATGGAGGAATTGTTCAAAAAGTCCCTCATCCAAGCTGGAGTTGAAATAGGGGAAACTGGTTTAGATCAACAGAATATAGTCAATGGTGTTGTATTGACTGGGCCGGGCGTTCAGATTTTTGCGTTACATAACTATCTTCAAGATGTATTCAAGCAAAAACCTACTGGAGACGTGAAATTTGCTGATGAGAGTGTTGTCAAGGGCTGTGCCATATACTGCACCATTCAAAATGTTGCTTCCAAAGACCTGACTAATGCTCCTATACAAAAAAAACTGAAGGAGGGCCTGCTAAACTGCAAA GTTAATGATGATGTGGTTTTATCAATGAAG GAGCAAATGACGGAGGTTCCGGAGTTAGGGGTTGATGAAATTTCTGCCGCCcgcgaaaatgagaggaaaatgggctTACGAGAGAAATTAAGATTGATGGTTTCCGACATGCTTAAG ATCACAGTATTTGTCAAGAAAGATGAGGAACAATTGTTAAAAGAGTTAAAGGATCAGTTGGATGATGATGATCTGCAGCTCGATCAGAATTACAACCATGTTAACTTG gttCAGAAAGGAATACTGGCTCGGAAGAACGATTATGAAAAGAAATATACTACGGCTGATTCTCTTAGAAGAAAATTGAGCTATTACGATGATCTTGTATCGTCGCAGGAAGCCAAGTATAGAACAATTAAGAAAAGAGAAAGAGATATG TTCAAGCAAGTAATTGAGGAAACACGTGATTGGTTACATGTCCAAGCAAATATGCTATCAAGTTTGTCAACAAAGGACGATTCCATCTCTTTTGTTCCTAATGTAAACAAAAAACTCAAACTTCTTCAAGAAACCTGGCAACTGGAAAG GGAACCAGAAATCGAGCAAGTAACATATGACATGACGCTTGAAAGCCATAGGAGCATGATAGATGATTTCCGTGTCAGATTAGTGAAGGGTCGGGAGAAAGCGAAGATAAAAAGTTGTTATTTGCTCCCATATCAAGTGGAGTTCAACAGAGTTCCTTTGAAATGGTTCCGACTGAAACTAATAGGCAGAGATGATGATTATACTACTGTCCACGTAAAAAATCATAATGCTTACACCATGGCCTTCAGCAACAAGGAAGAGCAAGTGTATGAGATGGGCCCTGCACTTAAAGATACAAAAAAAGTGGTTGTTGCCACAATTCCTGGAGCAGTTCTAGTGGGCTTCAATTGTGACTATGTCAACATGATTAACCCGACCCCGCCGTTTTTGAAGAATGAACAGTTAGCGGCAAAAATGTGTGAACTCAAATTGGGGGAAGATCCTTGGTTTGATGCCATACACGTGCTCTCAAACCATGGCTGTAATCCTGGTCATCACAAGGGCTGTTCACTTTGTAATGCTCCATATGCTGTCAGACGAGCTGTAATGACCATTAATTTTATGCTGAATGAGCCTGCAAGGATAAACACGGTCTGTGACGCTGTGTTAGGTGGCCTAAGCTTCACTGAAGTTCTCATCTATTGCATATGGCATTGGAAGGATATGTCATTGGAGCTGCGGGAGTGGACTCTTGATAATATGAAGACAAGTATTGAAAAAACGCTGGCAAAGAAGATAAGTGCACACACAGTTGATGAGTTAGCACTTGTATTATATCTGGTTCTCAACTCGATTGGTCCTGGAAAAGTAGTGTTGGACACTGCTGAGGATGGACCATCATCAGGACCTTCGCGGTCATCGGGTGAGGATGATGGTGGTCAggacaaaaaaggaaaaaagcaGGCTCAACCACCATTACCTAGAACACCTGGCAGCGATGACGGTGCTAACAAGGGGCAGCCACAATCGCTAGCTGGTCCTGGTAAAACACTTCTTCAGatcttcactgcatgcctcaaaggTATGAAGCTGCGTGACATAGAAGCCATTCTTGTGCATGAAGATCGGGGCAGTCATGTTATCTATTCACGTAATGATACTCATGGGTTCCGGCTTTCTGGGCCAGATTTGGCCATTTCGTCCGAAGCTGGATCTTACCTTGAGATCATTCCAAGTACAACCAAGACCATGAATAGTGATACTGATGACATTTTCATGTGTTTGGACGACGGGTTCTCCTGTTATAATCAAACTATGTCAAAGACCATGAATTATGGCGGCGGCCAGGTACTTGTGGTCTATGCTGTCTTAACAGGAGCCGTAGAGCTCAATGTTGAAATCAAGCTGAAGCTGCCACGAACTGGTAAGACATACTCGATCAGTGGTTTGGTTTCAGTAGACCAGGGCATAGGAGCCAGCAGCATATTATCTGTCGACCGAGGAGATTATGTTTCTATGCATGAGCAATCTGTACGCTCTAGAGCACCTGGGCTGGGGCTTGTTGACCTTGTCCATTCCATGCCAATAATATTACCATTATCTCGTTCAGTTCTCGCTGTGAAGCTGGGTGAGACTATCACGTTTCATGGCAACCTGTTTATCGGTGCTCAGCCAGTAACCTTTTATGAAGCAATCCAAATACCATCAAATGTTGACATCATTGAACATATTGAGACACCATGGACGCAGCAAGGCGAGTTTTCCTCGAGTTCAAATGTTACTTTGATCAACAGAAATATTTGA